In Lathyrus oleraceus cultivar Zhongwan6 chromosome 2, CAAS_Psat_ZW6_1.0, whole genome shotgun sequence, the DNA window TAATTTAAGAGAATGGGTTAGTCTTGTCTGAAAAGAAACTTAAAATATTTCAATCTAAAGTAAGACTTTTGGGTTTTGATATTTCCCAAGATATGTATACCCTCATTAGTAGATCTTTAGAATTTATTAATAAAGTCCCAGATGAACTAAAGGATAAAACCCAGTTCCAGAGAATGGGCGGATGAGCCCCGAGACCTAAAACCCGAAACTATTATCCTAGGTCTTCATTTGCTGATGTGCAATTTGAAGAAAGAAGTAGTTTTATAGAAAATAATTATTCAGGAGAATCCATTGTCGAGTGGAATATCGATGGTGCGTCTGAACAACAAGTTTTTGATACAATACAAAACATGACCATGGCTGCTACTGCCTTCAAACTTAAAGGAAATACGGATAAACATACTAAAGAGATATTAGTTATGGGATTTACCGGACAATTAAAAGGATGGTGGGACAACCTCCTTAGTTCAGAAGATAAATACCAAATAGATTCAGCCGTAAAAATAGAATCTAACGAAGAGATTTGTGTTACAACCCTCTTATACGCTATTACTAAGTTCTTTGTAGGAGAACCCCTTAAACTCCAACAAAGAGCAGCTGACCAATTGCTAAACCTTTATTGTCCAACCATGTCTGATTATAGGTGGTATAGAGATATGTTCTTATCTAAACTATGTCTTGGGTCGGATGGTGCGGCAGATTATTGGAAAGAAAGATTTATTAGTGGTTTACGTAGGTTATTTGCAAAAAAGGTAAAAATTAATATTAAGCAAAACTTTAATGGAACGATCCCCTATCAGTCATTAACCATTGGAAAATTATATAATTATGTAATTGAAACTGGGATACAAATTTGTACAAATTATAAATTACAAAATAAGATTAAGAATAAAAAGGCTAGTAATAGGCGTGAAATGGGATCATTTTGCGAGCAATATGGAGCTACTCCTTTAAGAGCTCCGAGTAAGTCCAAGAATAAAAAACCTGCTAGTAAAGGAAGAAATAACTTCCGTTATCATAAGAAGCAATTTTACAAAGACAAGCCAGAATTTTATAAAAAACCTTACAAGAAAAATTATGGTAAGAAACCTTACCgaaaatataataataaatcTAAACCCAAGGATAAAGATGTTAAATGCTATAAGTGTGGTCGTTTTGGCCATTATGCTAATAAATGTAAGGTTCAAGAAAAATTTAATCAACTGAGTAACTTAGACCTTTCAGAAGAGTTAAAAGAAAGCTTAATAACTACTTTAAATAACATCTTGTTTAACTCGAAGGAAGAAGGGTCGTCAACATCTAAAGAATCTTCTTACGAAGAAATACATCAAATTGACAATTCTGAAAAAATGgatgatgattttgatgaatGTTTAGGCCTAGATTTCTGTAGTTGTGACAATTGCAACAAAATAATTAATGTTTTAACAAATAATCAAGCGAATACTTTGAAAGGAATATTAGACAAAATGGAAAGTTCAGAAAGTAAGAATGCTTTCATGAGACAAATTAAAATCATATTTCCAAAAAGAATATTCACAAAGTagaattaaatttttttatgGATTTATTTAAGAAACCGGTTGAAAAAACTGTTTCTATTAAAGATTTACAAGAAGAAATTAgtaatttaaaaaatgaaattcTAATTCTAAAAACCA includes these proteins:
- the LOC127121862 gene encoding uncharacterized protein LOC127121862 translates to MAATAFKLKGNTDKHTKEILVMGFTGQLKGWWDNLLSSEDKYQIDSAVKIESNEEICVTTLLYAITKFFVGEPLKLQQRAADQLLNLYCPTMSDYRWYRDMFLSKLCLGSDGAADYWKERFISGLRRLFAKKVKINIKQNFNGTIPYQSLTIGKLYNYVIETGIQICTNYKLQNKIKNKKASNRREMGSFCEQYGATPLRAPSKSKNKKPASKGRNNFRYHKKQFYKDKPEFYKKPYKKNYGKKPYRKYNNKSKPKDKDVKCYKCGRFGHYANKCKVQEKFNQLSNLDLSEELKESLITTLNNILFNSKEEGSSTSKESSYEEIHQIDNSEKMDDDFDECLGLDFCSCDNCNKIINVLTNNQANTLKGILDKMESSESKNAFMRQIKIIFPKRIFTK